The bacterium genomic sequence TTTCTACCGCATTTCTATCGCATATCTTTTTTTAATCATGCCGTTCAATCAGCAACTACTGTCGAAAATATGAAATTGTTAACGTTCATCCTCTTTTCCGATTAAAGCAAGTCTTGCTAAAAGATAGGATGTAGTAGATTCTGATCCCTGATTGAGATTGATATGACTTTCGCCCAAACCGTCATAACATCCGCCCGTAGTCCTGTCATAAACCACCTGTTTAATGCTGTTATCGCCCAAAAACCAGTTGAACGCCTCATTCATAAGTTTTTTATAAAAATCTTTTCCGATTACAGAATATGCAGTAGCAAGAGCACAGGTCATTGCCGATGTATCTTCCGGCTGTTGATCAAAATAACGGCGTTTCCCCATTCTGTGATGCCAGCCGTCCTGACCTATAGGCATATATATTCCGTCTATAAAAGTATGACTTATCAGAAAATCCAGCGTCTTTATGCCTGTATCAAAGTAGTCGCTATTACGGGTATATTCATATCCTAAAATAAGCGCTTCCGGTAAAATGGCATTGGAATAAGTAAGATAATCTTCAAACCACTGCCAATCTTCAGAAGATACCCCGCGATAAAGCGATACCAGTCTGTCACAAAGAACAATTAATATCTTTTCCGCCTTGACTCGCCACTCGTCATTCAATCCTTTTTCTTTCTCGTCTTCTGCCCGACGAAGCGGATGCAGTAAAGACGAAGGCTTTGAACCAGATATGTCCAAACCCTTACCTTCAATTTCTTTAGTTCTTTTTAAAAGCAGACAAATCCCTTTTATATAAAAAGCAGTCGCTCTGGGAGATTCAAACATTTTATGTTTTTCTATTCTTTTCTTTAACAGAGAGAGAGCTTTGTTTTTTATGTTTGCAGGAAGGGAAGCAACCGAAGCGGCAACCGACAGTGCCCACATAGCCCGACCGTTAGCATCATCAAGATTTTCTTTCTTGCCAAGCTCAATATCTATCGTTCTGTCGGCTTTTACATAATTATGGAAGATACCTTCATTGCCACCTTGCCCCTCCGAGTTAGGACCTAATAAAAACTCTATGAAATTCAAATATATTTTCATACGATTGACTATCTCAGTTTTTTGTTTATCAAGATAGGGTTTCTTAATAGATCTGCCGAGTTCGTCATAGTATAAGCATACAACTATTAGAGCACGGACATTGTCATCAAGTGTATAACCCGACGAGATATCAGGTAGGGATAATTTTGCAAATTGTATGATGCCGAAATCATCTGTCAGGCGAAACATATGACTAAGATTAATACGGGGGATTTTTTTGTATTCACTTAATTTAGAGATATCACTTGAATATTTAGAGAACAATTTTGAGTACTCAAGCGCAACATTATCCCATGTCATCTTGCGAGTCCTAAAATAGGCATTTTTCCCAAGCTGTTCTCTTAGTTTGGGCTCCTTAAGAAGTTTTATTATAGCTTCGGCGTAAGAATCAGAGTCTTTAAAATTTACCAATATCCCTGTTTCGGAAGTTACTAATTCCTTGGCTTGCGCAAAAGGTGTGGAAACTACCGGGCGACCTGAACCCAACGCATAGGAAAGCGTACCTGAAACAGCCTGATTGGGGTCAAGAGATGTTGAGATATAAAGGTCTGTCGCCTTTAAACATTGAAGCAATTTGTCAATGTCAGCATATTCATTATAAAAGTTCACGTTGGAAGAGAGATTAAGAGCGCGGACTTTTTCAATTAAGAAATTACGATAACTTTCTCCTTCTTTTTTTAGAACTCCAGGATGAGTAACCCCCAAAATGATATATACGAAGTCAGGATAAGCTTCAACTACTTTAGGAAGCGCCTCTATAACATATTCAATTCCTTTACCTCTGCTCAAGAAACCAAAAGTCAAAAGGTTTGTTCTTTTGAAAAAACTTAAAACATATTTCTGTTTTACATGAGAAGTATAGTTAACCGAATGAATCCCATGAGAAATTACTGAAATCTTTTCTTCGCCAATGCCATATTCTCGGTTCAGTATTTCTTTTGAAAGGTTGGTCATTGCTACAAGACCGCTTGCTTTTTCTGCTATAGAACGGACTATGTCGTAAAGTTCACTATTGGGCGAAGGCAAAACGCTGTGGAAGGTTATAACAGACGGTTTTTTAAGTGTATCCAAAAATGCAAGAAGGTAAGAGCCATATTCTCCTCC encodes the following:
- a CDS encoding glycosyltransferase → MKNTLKIVYLSTFPPRECGIATFTADLTDAMDNLLESVIESRIAAVNTDDISRYNYSRKVIFQIDQNSQQEYVKTAEEINAMDDVKLVNIQHEFGIFGGEYGSYLLAFLDTLKKPSVITFHSVLPSPNSELYDIVRSIAEKASGLVAMTNLSKEILNREYGIGEEKISVISHGIHSVNYTSHVKQKYVLSFFKRTNLLTFGFLSRGKGIEYVIEALPKVVEAYPDFVYIILGVTHPGVLKKEGESYRNFLIEKVRALNLSSNVNFYNEYADIDKLLQCLKATDLYISTSLDPNQAVSGTLSYALGSGRPVVSTPFAQAKELVTSETGILVNFKDSDSYAEAIIKLLKEPKLREQLGKNAYFRTRKMTWDNVALEYSKLFSKYSSDISKLSEYKKIPRINLSHMFRLTDDFGIIQFAKLSLPDISSGYTLDDNVRALIVVCLYYDELGRSIKKPYLDKQKTEIVNRMKIYLNFIEFLLGPNSEGQGGNEGIFHNYVKADRTIDIELGKKENLDDANGRAMWALSVAASVASLPANIKNKALSLLKKRIEKHKMFESPRATAFYIKGICLLLKRTKEIEGKGLDISGSKPSSLLHPLRRAEDEKEKGLNDEWRVKAEKILIVLCDRLVSLYRGVSSEDWQWFEDYLTYSNAILPEALILGYEYTRNSDYFDTGIKTLDFLISHTFIDGIYMPIGQDGWHHRMGKRRYFDQQPEDTSAMTCALATAYSVIGKDFYKKLMNEAFNWFLGDNSIKQVVYDRTTGGCYDGLGESHINLNQGSESTTSYLLARLALIGKEDER